A genome region from Candidatus Hydrogenedentota bacterium includes the following:
- a CDS encoding DUF1501 domain-containing protein: MKHDRITRRDALRTGLAGAAGLALMGHRAAWPQAIKTPARAKAVIQIWMWGGPCHLDTFDPKPEAGRDYCGPLDKPIATNVDGIRIGELLPLLARQADKYAIIRSMTHGVNSHETASYIVQTGHKPDRLVYPSLGAVVSLFKGYDYGYEGLIPPYIVLTTTQGRFSEAGFLGPRYKPFATGGDPGKPRFVVEGVVAEGISDERQRSRRELLHALDSLGKAMPAHETFRQLDACEDKAYELILGDAGKLFDLSSEKDEVREQYGRSTFGQSCLMARRLVERGVPYVTINYRGWDTHKQHFEIMRRKLPEMDQGMSALLQDLSDRGLLDSTIVWWGGEFGRTPKVQWEAPWNGGRGHFGHCFSTVVAGGGFKGGQVVGASDATGEEVADRPVHPEDLLASMYELLGIDPEGAMPNPRGLDVKVMPSAGRLKEIMT, from the coding sequence ATGAAACATGATCGAATCACGCGGCGCGATGCGCTGCGGACAGGGTTGGCCGGTGCGGCGGGACTCGCCCTGATGGGCCATCGCGCCGCATGGCCGCAAGCGATCAAAACGCCGGCACGGGCCAAGGCCGTCATCCAGATCTGGATGTGGGGCGGGCCGTGTCACTTGGACACCTTCGATCCGAAGCCGGAAGCGGGGCGCGACTATTGCGGACCGCTGGACAAGCCGATCGCGACCAATGTGGACGGCATCCGTATCGGCGAACTGCTGCCGCTGCTGGCCCGGCAAGCGGACAAGTATGCAATCATCCGCAGCATGACGCATGGCGTGAACAGCCACGAAACCGCATCGTATATCGTGCAGACCGGCCATAAGCCCGATCGCCTGGTATATCCTTCCCTGGGCGCCGTTGTGTCGTTGTTCAAGGGTTACGATTACGGTTATGAGGGATTGATTCCGCCGTACATCGTATTGACCACGACCCAAGGGCGTTTTTCGGAGGCCGGGTTCCTCGGCCCCCGGTACAAGCCATTCGCGACGGGAGGGGATCCGGGCAAGCCGCGTTTCGTGGTCGAGGGGGTCGTTGCGGAAGGCATTTCGGACGAACGCCAGCGCAGCCGCCGCGAGTTGCTTCATGCCCTCGATTCGCTCGGCAAGGCCATGCCGGCCCATGAAACATTCCGGCAACTGGATGCGTGTGAGGACAAAGCGTACGAGCTGATCCTCGGCGACGCGGGAAAACTGTTCGACTTGTCGTCGGAAAAAGACGAAGTCCGCGAGCAATACGGCCGCAGCACATTCGGGCAATCCTGTTTGATGGCGCGGCGGCTCGTCGAACGGGGCGTTCCCTACGTGACCATCAATTACCGTGGATGGGACACGCACAAGCAGCACTTCGAGATCATGCGCCGGAAGTTGCCGGAAATGGACCAAGGCATGTCGGCCCTGTTGCAGGATTTGAGCGATCGCGGACTGCTGGATAGCACGATCGTGTGGTGGGGCGGCGAATTCGGGCGGACGCCCAAAGTGCAATGGGAAGCGCCTTGGAATGGCGGACGCGGTCATTTCGGGCATTGCTTTTCGACCGTGGTGGCCGGCGGCGGATTCAAGGGGGGACAGGTTGTGGGAGCCTCGGATGCCACGGGGGAAGAAGTGGCGGATCGTCCCGTTCACCCCGAGGATCTGCTTGCCAGCATGTATGAACTGTTGGGAATAGACCCGGAAGGCGCGATGCCCAATCCGCGCGGTCTCGATGTGAAGGTCATGCCGTCGGCGGGCCGGTTGAAGGAGATCATGACATGA
- a CDS encoding GDSL-type esterase/lipase family protein has translation MIAAPPSSSPRLGWKKTIIYSLLPALVLLALLEGVARIVEIWIPPRQIDLGQGFDPRVRLFIPSPADPGMLVTNPDREACFRKSQFPIEKPARNMRIFALGESSVNYLDYEFPLLEKRLQEQLAEKFDSVTIVNCGGLSYGSQRIMAIAAEVLQYDPDLIMLYCGHNEFEELEQLAIADLRTLPLQRILSKSALCRFIRDRIASFQISQLQDEHNQRLLAAQPDSNKAWGHTFSPQEIAARMAAFRNNIAIIIQMCRDRRVPIVIGSIPSNLINPYLTGEHAVKYKAIQDLFARGEHEKALPLARDLLKNAGRHQSSDTENGILRSLAAEYGIPLADVEAAIIAAEPHHVPGETLFNDHCHLNPKGNAILCATYEKAILGLFR, from the coding sequence ATGATCGCCGCCCCCCCGTCCAGTTCGCCGCGGTTGGGTTGGAAGAAAACGATTATTTATTCGCTGTTGCCGGCGCTGGTCTTGCTGGCCTTGCTCGAAGGTGTGGCGCGCATCGTGGAGATATGGATTCCGCCACGGCAAATTGACCTCGGCCAGGGCTTCGATCCGCGTGTCCGTCTGTTCATCCCGTCGCCCGCCGATCCCGGCATGCTGGTTACGAATCCGGATCGGGAGGCGTGTTTCCGAAAGTCGCAGTTTCCGATCGAGAAGCCCGCGCGCAACATGCGCATCTTCGCCTTGGGTGAATCGTCGGTAAACTATCTCGACTACGAGTTTCCGCTGCTCGAGAAAAGGCTGCAGGAACAATTGGCGGAAAAATTCGACAGCGTGACAATCGTCAACTGCGGCGGATTGTCCTACGGCAGCCAGCGCATCATGGCCATTGCCGCCGAAGTCCTGCAATACGATCCGGATTTGATCATGCTGTATTGCGGCCACAACGAATTCGAGGAACTCGAACAACTCGCCATCGCGGATCTGCGAACGCTGCCCCTGCAGCGGATTTTGTCGAAATCGGCCTTGTGCCGGTTTATTCGCGACCGCATCGCCTCGTTCCAAATCAGCCAGCTTCAGGATGAACACAACCAGCGCCTTCTGGCCGCGCAGCCGGACTCGAACAAGGCGTGGGGACACACTTTTTCGCCACAGGAAATCGCCGCGCGCATGGCGGCGTTCCGCAACAATATCGCAATCATCATCCAGATGTGCCGGGATCGCCGCGTGCCCATCGTCATTGGTTCGATCCCGTCCAATCTCATCAATCCCTACCTGACCGGCGAGCATGCCGTAAAGTACAAAGCCATCCAGGACCTGTTTGCGCGGGGCGAACATGAAAAGGCCCTGCCGCTGGCCCGCGATCTTCTGAAAAATGCCGGGCGGCACCAGTCGTCGGACACGGAAAACGGCATTTTGCGATCGTTGGCTGCCGAATACGGAATTCCCCTTGCCGATGTGGAAGCCGCCATTATCGCCGCCGAGCCGCACCACGTCCCCGGCGAGACGCTATTTAACGATCATTGCCATCTGAATCCCAAGGGCAATGCCATTCTTTGCGCCACCTACGAGAAAGCGATCCTCGGCCTGTTCCGCTGA
- a CDS encoding glycosyltransferase family 39 protein, whose amino-acid sequence MRTRGIRGSLIAVAVLGLAGLYILLYLRGLDFGRPIIEHHDEWMTTGQALSMLAEKRITPPFSLTYGTFGTYIQCGVCAVTHLGNTVFGAYRDASGHAIHRTLADIAGRSVDRDQFNFYLAGRISSAVYAGLLFIVVFMVGRRLFESSSAALLCVLAAMTHRLLVQQAHFSLPNVLAALMATGATGLSLAYLGNGKIRVLYLAALSAGLAAGTKLTMGLALAPVLLAATLAPGRRAWRHVPLLILTSVTALLIVEPALVLDYGRFRASMALLSAQYGTSLMPDDTVFQPGEFGLASGAEGAVKHPGWCLLRYWIQSGWLFFLFSATGLAALPILKGRAGWVLLSFPALYALLVAWQPYIVVRSYVPLVPFWALGFGGAALLLNRIMRGNFGHPLRSRMARGLVVVIGWLILADPAQRGLAITRQFATPDPLQTAYRWCEANIPPGSKVLIETAWRKQQLPLREDCFQVTRMIGSVFSKPYMELLDYDYVIAQATGMMDSLPWAPAVVSTGGGAFSDCSGKNRSLAESRLIMARRVTPEETGYTGPGEFYVNHNVYIYRTPKTEPVRVSAGEFTPADGFAANTATFLVKPGVSAAFVQELAPGEYDVFLAIGQRGLFPPITVRLNDETPVDVNVSDCPGIHHFVRTVRVGSSGIAAGSIGLAAGATGQVPVRAMVFVPVRIP is encoded by the coding sequence ATGAGGACGCGGGGAATCCGAGGATCCTTGATTGCGGTGGCCGTGCTTGGCCTTGCGGGACTCTATATCCTGCTCTATTTGCGGGGACTGGATTTCGGCCGTCCCATCATTGAGCACCACGATGAATGGATGACGACCGGACAGGCATTGTCCATGTTGGCCGAAAAACGCATCACCCCTCCCTTCTCGCTGACCTATGGCACATTCGGAACCTACATCCAGTGCGGCGTATGCGCCGTCACGCACCTCGGCAACACGGTTTTCGGGGCCTATAGGGACGCTTCGGGACACGCCATCCACAGAACCCTGGCGGACATCGCCGGACGCAGCGTGGATCGCGATCAATTCAACTTTTATCTGGCGGGCCGCATCAGCAGCGCCGTATACGCGGGTCTTTTGTTCATTGTCGTTTTTATGGTCGGACGCCGTCTTTTCGAGAGTAGTTCAGCGGCCTTGTTGTGCGTTCTGGCGGCGATGACGCACCGGCTTCTGGTGCAGCAGGCCCACTTCTCGCTGCCGAACGTTCTTGCGGCCTTGATGGCCACCGGGGCTACAGGACTTTCACTGGCGTATCTCGGCAACGGGAAGATCCGCGTGCTGTATCTGGCCGCCCTGTCGGCGGGCCTTGCCGCCGGCACGAAACTGACGATGGGACTGGCGCTCGCGCCGGTACTGCTTGCGGCGACGCTTGCGCCGGGAAGGCGCGCCTGGAGACATGTCCCGCTTCTGATCCTGACGAGCGTGACCGCCCTGTTGATTGTCGAGCCGGCCCTTGTGCTGGATTATGGACGGTTCCGCGCGTCCATGGCGCTGCTGTCGGCACAATACGGCACGAGTCTCATGCCCGACGATACCGTGTTTCAGCCGGGCGAATTCGGACTGGCGTCCGGCGCCGAAGGGGCCGTGAAGCATCCGGGCTGGTGTTTGTTGCGGTACTGGATTCAATCCGGATGGCTGTTTTTCCTTTTTTCGGCAACGGGATTGGCGGCATTGCCGATTCTGAAAGGCCGCGCGGGATGGGTATTGCTTTCGTTTCCGGCGCTCTACGCGCTTCTGGTGGCGTGGCAGCCTTACATCGTCGTCCGAAGTTATGTGCCGCTCGTTCCCTTTTGGGCGCTGGGCTTCGGCGGGGCGGCCCTTCTGTTGAATCGGATCATGCGCGGCAACTTCGGCCACCCGCTCCGGTCGCGCATGGCGCGGGGCCTTGTCGTCGTCATTGGATGGCTGATCCTCGCCGATCCGGCACAGCGAGGTCTCGCCATTACGCGGCAATTCGCCACGCCCGACCCGCTCCAGACGGCATACCGCTGGTGTGAAGCGAATATTCCGCCGGGATCCAAGGTGTTGATTGAAACCGCATGGCGCAAACAACAATTGCCCCTCCGTGAGGATTGTTTTCAGGTTACGCGGATGATCGGCTCCGTCTTTTCCAAGCCCTATATGGAACTACTTGACTATGATTATGTGATTGCCCAGGCCACCGGCATGATGGACAGCCTGCCGTGGGCGCCGGCCGTCGTGAGCACGGGCGGCGGCGCATTTTCGGATTGTTCCGGAAAAAATCGAAGTCTTGCCGAAAGCCGTCTCATCATGGCCCGCCGCGTGACCCCGGAGGAAACAGGCTACACGGGTCCCGGTGAATTTTACGTGAACCACAACGTGTACATATACCGGACGCCGAAAACGGAGCCGGTTCGCGTTTCCGCGGGCGAATTCACGCCTGCCGATGGTTTCGCTGCGAACACGGCCACATTTCTTGTAAAACCCGGCGTGTCCGCCGCGTTTGTCCAGGAACTGGCGCCTGGTGAATATGACGTCTTTCTGGCTATTGGTCAACGGGGCCTGTTTCCACCGATAACGGTCCGGCTGAACGATGAGACGCCGGTTGATGTGAATGTTTCGGATTGTCCGGGAATCCATCATTTTGTCCGGACTGTCCGGGTGGGTTCGTCCGGGATCGCGGCCGGCTCGATCGGGCTGGCCGCCGGCGCCACCGGTCAGGTTCCCGTGCGCGCGATGGTCTTTGTGCCGGTTCGCATCCCATAG
- a CDS encoding HDOD domain-containing protein — MSENTGVIRVACPCGHKGNVPSEAMGKPYPCPKCGERFTIAPERLADAPPVAGEAAPPRDPRVGQLLVQAGLITEAQLAEALSAQADRGGKLFEILINLAFLSKADLHTFLSGQPGVTAIELRNYDIPYDLPPIIPAELARKHVLLPIDRMGKLLTVGMACPLDASAIAEVEKATGLRVKAMLCSFDDIHAALERFYPAEKAETTMEQPIDIKPPPQKRALNPEDVLARLDTLDVLPILSSTLRHVHDTVARSGHTIRDVAGVVCTDPALSAALVGLANSSVYGMPGRVASINLAVTILGETATVRLAENAETVPPVPVASHFDVKMFWLRSVFAAAASMALAKAAGCEHVGEAYTAGLLHEIGRLALAIIAPDATGTMSPGRSQADLLQAEQETYGVTHPEAAYRLAQRWSLPPLIAAPIHCHHAPDTAPQNHRDLCMIVAAAAALAGAFPAETPDKDTIDACAAPLAHLGMSQSAAMDIYEKTSLRLRGAAGKG; from the coding sequence GTGAGCGAAAACACCGGCGTGATTCGGGTGGCTTGCCCTTGCGGGCACAAGGGCAACGTGCCGTCGGAGGCCATGGGCAAGCCGTACCCATGCCCCAAGTGCGGTGAACGCTTCACCATTGCGCCGGAACGCCTCGCGGACGCCCCGCCGGTTGCCGGCGAGGCCGCGCCGCCGCGGGATCCGCGCGTCGGCCAGTTGCTCGTTCAGGCCGGCCTAATCACGGAAGCCCAGTTGGCCGAAGCCTTGTCGGCACAGGCGGATCGCGGAGGGAAACTCTTCGAGATCCTTATCAATCTGGCGTTTCTCAGCAAAGCCGATTTGCACACATTTCTTTCGGGCCAGCCCGGCGTTACCGCCATCGAATTGCGGAATTACGATATTCCCTATGATTTACCGCCCATTATCCCCGCGGAGTTGGCACGCAAGCATGTGCTCCTGCCGATTGATCGCATGGGCAAATTGCTAACGGTCGGCATGGCGTGTCCGTTGGATGCCTCCGCGATCGCGGAGGTCGAGAAGGCGACCGGACTGCGCGTCAAGGCCATGCTGTGTTCCTTCGACGACATCCATGCGGCACTTGAACGATTCTATCCGGCGGAAAAGGCGGAAACGACGATGGAGCAGCCGATCGACATCAAGCCGCCGCCCCAAAAGCGCGCCCTCAATCCAGAGGATGTGCTTGCGAGGCTCGATACGCTCGATGTGTTGCCGATTCTTTCCAGCACGTTGCGACATGTCCATGACACCGTGGCGCGATCCGGCCACACGATACGCGACGTGGCCGGCGTGGTATGCACGGATCCGGCCCTGTCCGCGGCGCTGGTCGGCCTGGCCAACAGTTCCGTCTACGGCATGCCGGGGCGGGTGGCCAGCATCAATCTGGCGGTGACGATACTGGGCGAAACCGCGACGGTGCGTCTGGCCGAAAACGCGGAAACCGTGCCGCCGGTTCCCGTTGCCTCGCACTTCGACGTGAAAATGTTCTGGCTGCGGTCCGTGTTCGCCGCCGCGGCCTCGATGGCCCTTGCAAAGGCGGCCGGCTGCGAACATGTCGGCGAAGCCTACACAGCCGGCTTGTTGCACGAAATCGGACGCCTGGCCCTTGCGATTATCGCGCCCGACGCCACTGGAACGATGTCGCCCGGCCGTTCGCAAGCAGACCTGCTTCAGGCCGAACAGGAGACCTACGGTGTCACACATCCCGAAGCCGCTTACCGTCTGGCGCAACGCTGGAGCCTTCCCCCGTTGATTGCGGCGCCCATTCATTGCCACCATGCACCCGACACCGCGCCCCAAAATCACCGGGATCTGTGCATGATCGTGGCCGCCGCCGCCGCGCTGGCCGGCGCGTTTCCCGCCGAAACGCCGGACAAGGACACGATTGATGCATGCGCAGCGCCCCTTGCTCATCTGGGCATGTCCCAATCCGCCGCCATGGACATCTACGAGAAGACCTCCCTGCGACTTCGGGGGGCGGCGGGCAAAGGCTGA
- a CDS encoding DUF1553 domain-containing protein, translating to MSIGALNPRRFTKTTFITAAIAVAVFTPAVDAGILAPFERDTFAVRETPIDTRVLSALQAENIAPANPCSDAVFLRRAYLDVIGTLPTVREVRSFLADENPDKRAALIDALMEREEFADYWSLKWCDILRVKSEFPINLWPNAVQAYHRWIRDAVKSNMPYDRFVRALLTSSGSNFRVPPVNFYRAVQGRDPAAIAEAVALTFMGVRLDGWPDDRRKEMATFFSRIAYKKTGEWKEEIVCLNPEITDKMDAVFPDGRTVRIERGQDPRDVFADWLITPENPWFARNIANRVWAWLMGRGIIHEPDDIRPDNPPANPELLAYLEKEFVAAQYDLRYLFRLVLNSRTYQQSSIPRSDRPEAAALFAFYPVRRLDAEVLIDALCGIGGTGESYSSPIPEPFTFIPEHQRTIALADGSITSSFLEMFGRPTRDTGMESERNNQPTDAQRLYLLNSSDVQRRIERSPLWKQIFASAKRNPRNLVQSVYMGLLSRPPTPSEQAAALAYARNTGLPSKQAAEDLAWALINSKEFLYRH from the coding sequence ATGTCCATCGGCGCTTTGAACCCAAGACGGTTCACGAAGACCACGTTTATCACCGCCGCGATCGCGGTGGCTGTTTTTACCCCCGCCGTGGATGCCGGAATATTGGCGCCTTTTGAACGCGATACGTTTGCTGTTCGGGAGACTCCCATTGATACACGGGTCTTGTCCGCGTTGCAGGCCGAAAACATCGCGCCGGCGAATCCCTGTTCCGATGCCGTTTTCCTGCGGCGGGCCTATCTGGACGTGATTGGCACGTTGCCCACGGTTCGGGAAGTCCGATCCTTCCTGGCGGATGAAAATCCGGACAAACGCGCGGCGTTGATTGACGCACTCATGGAGCGGGAGGAATTCGCGGACTACTGGTCGCTGAAATGGTGCGACATTCTCCGCGTCAAGTCGGAATTTCCCATCAACCTCTGGCCCAACGCCGTCCAAGCCTACCATCGCTGGATCCGCGACGCCGTCAAGTCCAACATGCCCTATGACCGTTTTGTGCGCGCCTTGCTGACATCGAGCGGCAGCAATTTCCGCGTGCCACCGGTCAATTTCTACCGCGCGGTTCAGGGACGGGATCCGGCCGCCATTGCCGAAGCCGTCGCCCTAACGTTCATGGGCGTTCGACTCGATGGGTGGCCGGATGATCGCCGCAAGGAAATGGCGACATTCTTTTCGCGGATCGCCTATAAAAAAACCGGTGAATGGAAAGAGGAAATCGTATGCCTGAACCCCGAAATCACCGACAAGATGGACGCCGTTTTTCCGGATGGCCGCACGGTGCGCATCGAGCGCGGCCAGGATCCCCGCGACGTATTCGCCGACTGGCTGATCACGCCCGAAAACCCGTGGTTCGCGCGCAACATCGCCAACCGGGTCTGGGCGTGGCTGATGGGTCGCGGGATTATCCATGAACCGGACGACATTCGCCCGGACAATCCTCCCGCGAATCCCGAACTGCTGGCGTATCTCGAAAAGGAATTCGTCGCCGCCCAATACGACCTTCGCTATCTCTTCCGCCTTGTACTGAATTCGCGGACCTATCAGCAGTCGTCCATCCCGCGCAGCGATCGGCCCGAGGCGGCGGCGCTGTTCGCCTTTTATCCCGTGCGGCGGCTCGACGCCGAAGTGCTCATTGACGCCTTGTGCGGCATCGGGGGAACGGGGGAAAGTTATTCGAGTCCCATCCCGGAACCGTTTACGTTCATACCGGAACACCAGCGCACCATCGCGCTGGCGGATGGGAGCATCACGAGTTCGTTTCTGGAAATGTTCGGGCGTCCCACGCGCGACACGGGCATGGAATCCGAACGAAACAACCAGCCCACGGACGCCCAGCGGCTCTATCTGCTCAATTCCAGCGACGTGCAGCGGCGGATCGAGCGCAGCCCCCTGTGGAAACAGATTTTTGCATCGGCCAAGCGAAATCCGCGCAATCTCGTGCAGTCCGTCTACATGGGACTGCTTTCGCGGCCGCCCACCCCGTCCGAACAGGCCGCGGCGCTGGCCTATGCGCGCAACACCGGCCTGCCGTCCAAACAGGCCGCCGAAGACCTGGCATGGGCGCTGATCAACAGCAAGGAATTCCTGTACCGGCATTGA
- the groES gene encoding co-chaperone GroES: MKVRPLADRILVKREEPSETVRGGIIIPDTAKEKPQEGRVVAVGPGRLDDDGKRVPLEVKKGDRILMGKYAGTEVKIDGEEHIIMREEDVLAVIE; this comes from the coding sequence ATGAAGGTAAGACCATTGGCCGATCGAATTCTTGTAAAACGCGAAGAGCCCAGCGAAACCGTTCGCGGCGGGATCATCATCCCGGACACTGCGAAAGAGAAGCCGCAAGAAGGCCGAGTGGTGGCGGTAGGCCCGGGCCGGTTGGACGACGACGGCAAGCGGGTGCCGCTGGAAGTGAAGAAAGGCGACCGCATTCTGATGGGTAAATACGCCGGCACGGAAGTGAAGATTGACGGCGAAGAGCACATCATCATGCGGGAAGAAGACGTGTTGGCGGTGATCGAGTAA